AATAAGTTTTTCTATGATTGATAACAACCAGTATTATAAAttttggtacataacaaacagccaatgctaactgcacccacagtgcactgcttACTGCCTTCCTGTATCTTTCCATGTTCAGAGCAGTtgtttggctcggctgttgttgaacatgatcttgtacttgAGCCTGATGATGTCTAAGAGTGCGaaatatctttgtgtacgaggcaaTTGAGATCACTGAGCATAACGCTATAACTATACTACTATACCAACGGATTATTCGAGAGTGTGAAATGGAAATTGATCCAGCGGCGACGGATAAGATCCAAAACGTAGCTGTAAAGATGtatgtgcgctttaaagttgctatttgtctgtatcttattcccaacaacagagcgagaagtctgtccacgcttatggccgtcaacgTAAGACACTCCACATAATGCATAGGTTGATATGAAGGCTGCGTCCCTTGCGtgtcgacaaagactccagtgtttgTGAACCACGGACATCCAGAAAGTAGCAGCGAGAGGCTGGCTAATAAGACCAACCAAtagatcagttgttgccagacaacgatacaagagtttggacggtggacgaagggaagattccttgttgagggcaacaaggattagaaaattcccaagaaatgctgtgatggagaggaaaatattAACTACTGAGAAACAAATCGATTGTTGTGGTAACCCAACTAACAAGAAGGAGGAGCATCGCGATACTTCATAGGTTTCCGTCTGTGTTCCACCCTCTGTTGAGTTTGTCGTTGCAATCATGGTGCAGCTCTTAGAACGGTTTTCTTCCTTTCGCTACGGTTCTTCGGAACTGCTGGCAACACGGGATAATACTTCTTCACAGCAACATCCTAGCCAAGAAACAGTgaaatcttatttttctctaTATCATCCACGCTAAAAACCTCCTCAATGCATCCAACTTATATTAAATTGGTTGAACGAACTGGCAGTCGAGACAATTAATTAACAATACATATAGACCTTTCTTGAAGTTTGGAGGATGTGCCTTGCATCAATCAACCTCCCAACCCCATATGCTATCCATCTGGTCGATAGATTTCATGCAAGaacgcattttaaataagagctGGTAAAAATTTTAAGGTTAAGGACAACCGTTAGttccacattaaaaaaaaaataataataataataataataataaaacaaaacaaaacatacaaacttTTCCGTAGATGAATATATAAAAAATGCCCCGGAACGGTAAATCTAAATTGATTTCGAGGATATTTGCCGATCCGCAAAATTACGTTCCCCGCTCAAAAATCGCGTTGAATAAAACACTGCgaaagtttgttattttcagcCAAATTAGAAACTACAAAAGGGAATCAATTGCAAGTATCCAGAGcacattctttgttttaggaCTTACTCGGAGCATCTATCGACAAATCGCCCACCGGCTTTTTACTTCCTCTTTGTTAAACTATAGAGAAGATGGCACACGGGAATAATAAAACTCAAattatttccttccttctttcctttctgTCCTGCCAGTAGAGCATCCCCCCTCCGGCTGATGTTTCACTGATGAAACTAGTAGTCATGTAGAGACGGACCTAATCTTTTTCGTACAAAGCATAGATTTTCTCCATccgcaaaaataaaaactcccaCGAAATGTTCACGCCACACGAAAAACAgtcttgaaataaattcagAAACAATCATCATTCCGACCACGTTTAACTGACAACTAAAATTAATCTAGGACCtttgatatcaagaaatttgaggaaaatgtttgacgtttcgtttcgttatttgaaaatatcccgcaattattttctcttgctaACGCAActgatcagaatttataaaaagAACCATCTTCCctaatttctctcagtctcaTTCGAACGGTCGCTGGTTGTGATCTTAAATTATTCTCTTGCATTGTcttcgtttttaattttctttatgtcATCAACTCTAAAATCTTCCTCAGTGCATCCTACTCGTTTTAAATTGGTTGAGGGAACCCTCTAACGGAATTAAACCCCCTAAAAGGTGTCTCTCGGGctgataaattttattcaagaatgcattttaaataagagctTAAAAAACTCTAAAGGATGAAGACACctgttagtttgttattttttgataaacCTCTCTGTAGATACTAAAATAGGAATTGGCCCGGAACGGTATACCTGAATTAATTTTCAGGATATTTGTCGATCCGCAAACGACGTTCCCGCTGAAAAATCgcattcaataaaaaattgcgaaaGTCTGTTATCTTTTGCCAAATTATAAGCTACGAAAGTGAATGAATTGCAAGTATCCAGAGTACATTCTTTGTCCTCGGACACACTCGAAAAATCTATCGACCAATCGCCTACCAGTTGTTTACCTCCTCTTTATAAAACTATGGCGAAGacggaagaaggaaaaaataaaaaatgaaattatctaTTTCCTACCTTTCTGACCCTTCGGTAGTACATTCGCCCTCAGCCTGATGTTTCACTGACGAAACTGTCCGTCATGTAGAGACGTACTAAATATTTTTCCCACAAAGCACAAATTGTCTCCATCCGCAAATATAAATCTCTCACAAAATGTTCATGCCACACGAAAAATAGTCttgaattaaattgaaaacagttaTAATTCCGAAAAcatttaactgacaactgaaaaattaatcTATGGCCgtagatatcaagaaatttgaattttaaattaacgtttcgtttcgttatttgaaaacatcccttagttattttctcttcttgtcgcATCTAATAAGAATTTATAAAAGGAACCATAACAGGTGAAAACTGCTACTTAATTAAACCATCACACTCTTAAATAGCCATTTCAATGTTTATTCAATATTCCATCCTCCATAATTTCTGTCAGTCTTATTCCAACGGCAGCTAATTGTCATCTTaaactcttttctttgcttcttgAATTTAAAGTACTCGATAGTTATCGCATTTAACtgacaattgaaaattaatctaTGGACGTAGatgtcaagaaatttttaaaaataaagttttgttttgttatttaaaaacatCCTTAATCATTTCCTCTACTTGTCGCATTTGATCAGAATTTACAAAGGAACCATGAAAGGTGCAAAACTAAACTAACtgaccacccccctccccttccccttctTAGTTCCGCATTGGAAACCATATGATTCTCCAAAATCTTCCTCAGATTCTCTTagttcttaaaataaattttagaattttacgCATCTGGAATAGGAAAGACATATGTTTCTGCAAAGCATTAACGATTCccaattgcacaagaaaaactCCCACCGTAATCTTTGCATATTACACGGAAATACCTCTGAGATAAAAGTCACAACCGTTAAAATCTCCGAATAcatcaatttattcaaaattatttggtGGACTTAGATTCCTAGTAATTTCAGACAATATCTCATTGATATCtcgttattgaaaaacatctaCAAGCTTGTTTCTCTTCCTTTCGCTTCTGACAAGAACCTGAAGGAATTGCAACAGGTAATAAATGTAAAGTAACTAAACCAACAAACCGTCGATTTAAATTTCCATCTTTATAAACTTTCCTAACTTCTACAATATCTCGCATTCGCTATGTACCCTTTCTCTCTCAAGGCTGAGACATATTCTCATCTAAAAGAATTAATTTCGTTCAATTCTTATAAATCGTGCGCTTATAATCAGGAGCAGTTCAGTCCACAATAGCGCGTAGTTATTATATGGTTTACTACATCAATTTAAAACACGAAATAATCAGGAGATAGCATTAGcatttgatatgaaaaaaagCAGCGAGTTCACAGAGGCCCTGCCTAGTATGTCGGAGGAAAGTCAAACAGATAGCACCTCTCGGCATCTGGGTTATGTTAGTTCTGCCCTTTTCAATTTATCTTTAAGCCGACGGGGTTAGATTTCTAAACAATGGTACGGcgtttttatttaatatttatcagCATAAATAGGCAAACGTTAAGGCATCTAGCAGATgctgaaaaattatatttgtttcattctatctttttttctttgtcccctCAAATTACGCCTGATTAATACAAGTTTGACAATCCTGTGAAATTATATCTAACTCCGTGGAAAGCAAAATGCTTgtcggattgtctgctttatTGCTTTTCTCACTTCTCTGActctccagcagtaaagaaacgggttcaaagtggagttggaatataatataatacatGTAATTCCATCGATGACGACTACATGTGAAGAATATGTTTTTCTATAATTGTTCATAAGCAGCGTTATAAAttttggtacataacaaacagctaatgctaactgcacccacagtgcactgtttGCTGCCTTCCTGTATCTTGCCATGTTCAGAGCAGTtgtttggctcggctgttgttgaaaaTGATCTTGTAATTGAGCCTGATGATTTCTAAGAGtgcgaaaaatctttgtgtacgaggcgattGAGATCACCGAGCATGACggtataaaaataatagtaTACCAAATAACTATTCGATTACGTGAAATGTAAAATGATCCAGCGGCGACggataaaatccaaaaagtaGCTGTAATGATAcatgtgcgctttaaagttactatttgtctgtatcttattcccaacaacagagcgagaagtctatccacgcttatggccgtcaacgTCCACAAAGACACCCCACATAACGCATGGCTTGATATGAAGGCTGCGTCCTttgcgtatcgacaaagactccattcttcgtaaaccaaggacatccaataagtTGCAGCGAGAGGCTGACTTAcgagaccaaccaacagatcagttgttgccaaacaacgatacaagagtttggatggtGGATGAAGGGAAGTTTTCTTGCtaagggcaacaaggatgaaggaattcccaagaaatgctgtgatggagaggaaaatgttaactgctgAGAAAGCAAtcgattgtttttgttgtaaccCAGCCATCAAGGAGGGAGAGCATAGCAATACTTGATATGCTTCAGTCTGTGTTCCACCCTCTGTTGAGTTTGTCGTCGAAATCATAGTGCAGCTCTAAGAACGGTTTTCCTCCTTTCGGTACGGTTTTTGGAATTACTGAGAAAACGGCATAATACTTCTTCACAGCAACCACCTGGCCATGAAACAgttaaatcttattttctttatatCATCCACGCTAAAAACTTCCTCAATACATCCTACTTGTTTTAAATTGGTTGAACGCACGGTCAGTCCTGACAATTAGATAACAATACGTATAcacctttcttgaaatttagAGGGTGTGCCTGACATCAATTAAGCCCCCAAACCCGTTTGGTGTCAATCTGGTCGATAAATTTCACTCAAGaacgcattttaaataagagctgataaaaattttaaggttaAAGACAACTGTTAGtttaatattaaaagaaaaaacctctcTGTAGATAAACAAATAGAAATTGCTCCGGAACGGTATACCTACATTGATTTTGAGGATAATTGTCGATCTGCAAAATTACATTCCCGCTGAAAAATCGGGTTCAATAAAACATTGCGAAAGTCTGTTATCTTCAGCCAAATGATAATCTACAGAAGTGAATCAATTGCAAGTATCCAGAgcacattctttgttttccgACTTAATCGGAATATTCATCGACTAATCGCCTACCAGCTTTTTACATTCTCTCTGTAAAACTATACAGAAGTTGGAAtattgaaaagcaaaaagaaaaaaaaaagagataataaaaaatgtaaattattaatctccttccctccttccttTCTGTCCTTTCAGTTGAATATCCACCCTCAGGCTGATGAAACTGTCTGTCATATAGAGATTGAGATGATTTTTTTCCCTACATAGCACGAATTGTCTCCATCCGCAAAAATAAAACTCCAGCAAAATGTTCATGCCACGCGAAAAacattcttaaaataaattaaaaacagttatTATTCTGAACACAATTAACTGGCagcttaaaattaatgtttggccgtagatatcaagaaatttgaaaaaaaaaatgtttgacgtttcgtttcgttatttgaaaatatcccgcagttattttctcttcttgtcgcACCT
This is a stretch of genomic DNA from Pocillopora verrucosa isolate sample1 chromosome 12, ASM3666991v2, whole genome shotgun sequence. It encodes these proteins:
- the LOC136277391 gene encoding melanocortin receptor 5-like encodes the protein MISTTNSTEGGTQTEAYQVLLCSPSLMAGLQQKQSIAFSAVNIFLSITAFLGNSFILVALSKKTSLHPPSKLLYRCLATTDLLVGLVSQPLAATYWMSLVYEEWSLCRYAKDAAFISSHALCGVSLWTLTAISVDRLLALLLGIRYRQIVTLKRTCIITATFWILSVAAGSFYISRNRIVIWYTIIFIPSCSVISIASYTKIFRTLRNHQAQLQDHFQQQPSQTTALNMARYRKAANSALWVQLALAVCYVPKFITLLMNNYRKTYSSHVVVIDGITCIILYSNSTLNPFLYCWRVREVRKAIKQTIRQAFCFPRS